The nucleotide window CCCAAACCCCCACTTGCCCGGCTTCGATGGCCAATAAATAACGATTAAATAACTCCCGCTCGCGCTCTTCGCTATGGCGCCGGCTATCAATATTTTCGACCTGTAATACAAAATAGTGCGGCAACCCGCGATCATCTCGCACCATAGATACGACAATTAAAACCCAAAGTGGTTGCTCATTTTTGCGTAAATAGCGCGCTTCCAAACGATAGGAGTTCTGCTTGTTGCTCAGTAATGATTGCTGCAAATTAACATCCTCAACCAGATCATCCGGATATAACAATTGCGGCCAGAGTAAATTACTGAGCTCCCATTCGGTGTAACCCAGCATGTCACATAATGCCCGGTTCACTTTCAGCAGTTGTCCATCGGTTGATATCAACGCCATGCCCAATGCTGACGCCGACATGGCTTCGCGAAACATGGATTCTCGGGCAAACAATTGCTGTTCACGTGTATGTAAAGCATCGACAAAAATAGCCAGCAATAACGGCGGGATCAGCGTGGTTAAAATCGGCAAATAGACAAACAATGTCAGCAAATGATTGTCGTATTGCGGCCAGGAAAACCAGCCAATACGGATAAAACAGGCAATACAAAAAGAAACAAGAAACCCCGCCAACGCAGCGCCAAACACCCCATTGCGGATTGCAATTAACGCCAGCCCTAACCCCAGATAAACAAATGGGAAAGGAAAATATTTCAAAATCAAAGCGGTGTAGCCAAGCAACAACAATAATTGGAATACCAAACGAGATTGTTGCCAACGATGCCAGCGATGATGTTTTATCAATAACAACAACGGAATTACGGACGCATTACAAACTACCGAATTGACAGACCAGGCAATGCCGACGTCTAACCAATGCATGGAGGTTAATTGATAGTCACCTAAAAACGCGAACACCCCACCCAAGAGTCCGGGCAAGAAAATACCGTAAAGACCTAACTGCATGGCGGAATGAATATCAAAATAAAAATTTCTGGCGTACTGACTGCGTTGTAATAACTGTACAGCCAGAATGATTTCAGCCAGATTTGCCAGCATTACGGTGAGATGTGCGGTTCCTGCGACATCAGCCAGCCAATACCCCGTACTTAAACCAACGGTATAGCCAGCCAGTAACGTCAAACGACAAATCGAAGGAACATAAAGCAATAAAACGATGGCAATAGCATTTACATACCATAGTGATGTAATAACACCCAACTGTTGCGGAGCAACCATAGCATTCACGCAGGCTATTGATCCAAGCCCGATCGCAGTGATGACAGTATGCCAGTACAGGTGAAAACCCGTATTTGCTGCGCAATCCTTCCGCATTGCTACCAGCCCGAAAACAAATGAATACCGATGAATTAACGCCGTTTTTTCAAAATAAAATCACATCAAAAGGCAACAGAATATTTGTTTAATATTGATGTAAGCGTAGCAGAAGTCCGTATTGCTGTGCCGGCTAAATAGCTTGTTCAGCTGAGGTAAAAATGCGCTGGTTTAATCCACAAGTGTAAAGATACATTCATTTGTCATCTTATTCTTGTGAGGTTTAATACAAACGATAAATCAGCATGAAACAACCCTATGAAAAATAAAAGTTAATCATTCAGGCATGAAATCTGCTGATAAATGCTTTTTATCATCCACAGGAAAGAGCGATGACTGAAGTACAAGATCCGCAAAAAATTCTGGCGAAAAAGAAACGCATCATCATGGAAGTCGCCGGACAAATTCACGATGTAGTGGAAGACAGCTTGTGGAGTGACTATCAGCGGTTGCCGGAACTCAGCCAATCCATGTTGGAACTGATGGCTGATTTACAACAATTTAAGCAACAACAGGGGCTTTAAATCGAGTCGTCAAACCTCGACTATTTGGCGCCATGCCTGCAATTTAAAATCGAGCGTTTGTGAGGCATTGGCCGGGCTGGTTGATGGCAACCGCTGACAGACCAACTCGGCGGGGTACGCTGTTTTGGCGACATAACGGTGAAAACAGGCCGCGGCTTTTTCACCGTTAAAAAAGATATGCCGGATCTGGTGATGCCGTTGCAGAA belongs to uncultured Tolumonas sp. and includes:
- a CDS encoding CCE_0567 family metalloprotein, yielding MTEVQDPQKILAKKKRIIMEVAGQIHDVVEDSLWSDYQRLPELSQSMLELMADLQQFKQQQGL
- a CDS encoding diguanylate cyclase, encoding MVAPQQLGVITSLWYVNAIAIVLLLYVPSICRLTLLAGYTVGLSTGYWLADVAGTAHLTVMLANLAEIILAVQLLQRSQYARNFYFDIHSAMQLGLYGIFLPGLLGGVFAFLGDYQLTSMHWLDVGIAWSVNSVVCNASVIPLLLLIKHHRWHRWQQSRLVFQLLLLLGYTALILKYFPFPFVYLGLGLALIAIRNGVFGAALAGFLVSFCIACFIRIGWFSWPQYDNHLLTLFVYLPILTTLIPPLLLAIFVDALHTREQQLFARESMFREAMSASALGMALISTDGQLLKVNRALCDMLGYTEWELSNLLWPQLLYPDDLVEDVNLQQSLLSNKQNSYRLEARYLRKNEQPLWVLIVVSMVRDDRGLPHYFVLQVENIDSRRHSEERERELFNRYLLAIEAGQVGVWEYQPQNKTLNWDERMFDLYGLDRHHIIPSFSLWKSCVHPDDLPQLMQQIELALRETNILDSEFRVIYPDDSIHYLRTHAMVERDAEGNASRMVGTNWDITELRALMNDLSHERELLRTTLLSIGEAVIMTDPKARIVFMNPAAERMLICKNNNMLYCPIDEVMQVVDAEGNPLLNPLHTALEQRRLIYLDHDAYLKISDGSLIAIQDSAAPILRNNNELLGGVLVFSDVTEMRSLQKRLGYQASHDPLTGLINRSAFETILQDVVKESVMTAGHSVLVFLDLDHFKQVNDTAGHAAGDELLKQLAHLMNARMRASDIVARLGGDEFGIIFRNCSVEYADSLIHEVINDICKFEFDWEGHIFHVGASAGLVAISAQFTNFNTLLACADQACYEAKRAGRGQVKRVSTSF